A single Cupriavidus sp. D39 DNA region contains:
- a CDS encoding DUF3237 domain-containing protein, with the protein MRCPPLFKDLPAPLTRVQTRPLFVMRLDVKPMVVVGDTPGPFRRAGIVPSGTFAGERVSGNVLDGGSDWQTVRSDGSTMLDVRLLLQTDDGTNITMSYRGIRRGATEVIQRLEKGEEVDPASYYFRINPMFEAPAGKYAWLNQVIAVGVGHRFVYGPVYSVFEIL; encoded by the coding sequence ATACGATGTCCCCCCCTTTTTAAGGATCTCCCTGCACCGCTCACGCGCGTACAAACGCGGCCGCTGTTCGTCATGCGCCTGGACGTCAAGCCGATGGTTGTCGTCGGCGACACGCCGGGCCCGTTTCGACGCGCAGGCATCGTGCCATCGGGGACGTTCGCCGGCGAGCGAGTGTCTGGCAATGTGCTGGACGGCGGGAGCGACTGGCAAACAGTGCGCAGTGACGGAAGCACCATGCTCGACGTGCGTCTGCTCCTCCAAACCGACGACGGCACCAACATCACGATGTCTTACCGCGGTATCCGCCGCGGTGCCACTGAAGTCATACAGCGGCTGGAGAAGGGCGAAGAAGTCGACCCTGCAAGCTACTACTTCCGGATCAACCCCATGTTCGAGGCGCCGGCCGGAAAGTATGCGTGGTTGAACCAGGTCATCGCGGTCGGTGTGGGCCATCGGTTCGTGTACGGACCCGTCTACAGCGTGTTTGAAATCCTGTGA
- a CDS encoding NIPSNAP family protein, with protein sequence MLYEIRTYTFKPLRGADWLALYKSEGLALQQEFLGDLIGFFVTEIGDISQIVHIWAYKGFDDRLARRDRMAADSRWQEFGHKVKALDILVSMESRIMRPTDFSPLK encoded by the coding sequence ATGCTCTACGAAATCCGAACCTACACCTTCAAGCCGCTGCGTGGCGCCGATTGGCTCGCTTTGTACAAGAGCGAGGGGCTGGCGCTACAGCAGGAATTCCTCGGCGACCTGATTGGATTCTTCGTGACTGAAATTGGCGACATCAGCCAGATCGTCCATATCTGGGCCTACAAAGGATTTGACGATCGGCTTGCGCGTCGGGACAGGATGGCCGCCGACAGCCGCTGGCAGGAATTCGGTCACAAGGTAAAGGCGCTAGACATCTTGGTGAGCATGGAGTCGCGGATCATGCGCCCGACGGACTTCTCACCGCTGAAGTAG
- a CDS encoding DUF427 domain-containing protein: protein MLNNATAATRTVKVPDADHPITIEHNPSRVVVTLAGQVIADACDALTLREGGYPAVLYIPRKDVDMTLLERYDHITYCPYKGDCAYFSIPIGGERSVNAVWTYEDPFAAVAPIRDHLAFYTDRIDAIEEFTNGAAIF, encoded by the coding sequence ATGTTAAACAACGCCACCGCCGCAACCCGGACCGTCAAGGTTCCGGATGCCGATCATCCGATCACCATCGAGCACAACCCGTCTCGCGTGGTGGTAACGCTAGCCGGCCAAGTCATCGCAGATGCATGCGACGCGTTGACGCTTCGCGAGGGCGGCTACCCGGCCGTCCTGTATATCCCGAGGAAGGATGTGGACATGACGCTCCTCGAGAGGTACGACCACATCACCTATTGCCCCTACAAGGGCGACTGCGCATACTTCTCGATCCCGATCGGCGGCGAGCGCTCGGTCAATGCGGTCTGGACTTACGAAGACCCATTCGCGGCTGTCGCACCGATCAGGGATCACCTTGCTTTCTACACCGACCGGATCGATGCAATCGAGGAATTCACGAACGGCGCAGCGATCTTCTGA
- a CDS encoding glutathione S-transferase family protein encodes MTSDLIRFHHTASSPNSRRVRIFLAEKGLSIPLVPVDLSKGEQHSEPYRAIYPRGVVPTLVLEDGTAIGEVPAICRYIEEIHPKSPLLGDTAKEKALVAMWDRRTELEGFAAVMEAIRNAAPGLKGRAIAGPHDYEQIPELAERSKLRVENLFADLDARLEQVPFVAGDRFSVADITAMVAVA; translated from the coding sequence ATGACCTCCGACCTGATCAGATTCCACCACACAGCTTCCTCACCCAACTCACGACGCGTGCGCATCTTCCTCGCAGAGAAGGGGTTGTCAATACCACTCGTTCCCGTCGATCTAAGCAAGGGCGAGCAGCATTCCGAGCCATATCGGGCGATCTACCCTCGCGGGGTCGTGCCGACGTTGGTGCTGGAGGACGGTACGGCAATCGGCGAAGTGCCGGCGATCTGCAGGTACATCGAAGAAATTCACCCGAAATCACCCCTACTCGGTGACACGGCAAAGGAAAAGGCGCTGGTGGCGATGTGGGATCGGCGCACCGAATTAGAAGGCTTCGCCGCGGTCATGGAGGCAATCCGCAATGCCGCGCCAGGTCTCAAAGGCCGCGCGATCGCTGGCCCCCACGACTACGAGCAGATCCCTGAACTGGCGGAGCGCAGCAAGCTGCGGGTGGAGAATTTGTTCGCCGATCTCGATGCCCGACTGGAACAAGTCCCATTCGTGGCCGGTGATCGCTTCTCCGTTGCCGACATCACTGCGATGGTGGCCGTGGCATAG
- a CDS encoding MFS transporter: MSNHPADGSRPFELGPRTSFWVSAGVVAHTLWTSAAPAMTYRLYAEQWQLTHTVTTGIFAVYPIVVVIVLIAFGDLSDHFGRRATMLLELGASLLGVLLFAIAPSVSWLFAGRALMGIGVGLSAGASTAAMVEFNSEGQGKRAASVMAAAQAFGFAAALLVGGALTQYAPWPLHLSFWVLFVLIALLFAAAWHLPRRAGEPVACKWRPRAPSIPCALRPAFAVAALAVTTAYTHGVLILSLGAQVARDLVGSPNALVNGAALALFAVTSGVLGIVARRLNPGLAMTLGALASAAGMALLALSTAWHGLWIFLAATTMAGIGYAMLFLGGLTLINDLTHAQHRGGVLSTLYLFGYLSLGVVALGLCVVATHEGLGLAVDLGAGVIALLSLATIALLLMQRM, from the coding sequence ATGTCGAACCATCCTGCGGACGGCTCTCGGCCATTCGAGCTGGGGCCACGGACCAGTTTCTGGGTGTCGGCGGGGGTGGTCGCACATACGCTATGGACCAGCGCGGCGCCCGCCATGACCTATCGGCTGTATGCCGAGCAGTGGCAACTGACCCACACGGTGACCACCGGGATATTCGCCGTCTATCCGATCGTCGTAGTGATTGTCCTGATTGCATTCGGTGATCTCTCCGACCATTTTGGCCGTCGAGCGACGATGTTGCTCGAGCTGGGCGCGTCGTTGCTCGGTGTGCTGCTGTTTGCCATTGCACCGAGCGTGTCGTGGCTGTTCGCTGGTCGCGCCCTGATGGGCATCGGCGTTGGCCTCAGCGCGGGCGCCTCGACGGCTGCGATGGTGGAGTTCAACTCGGAGGGGCAGGGGAAGCGCGCCGCATCCGTTATGGCGGCTGCACAAGCTTTCGGTTTCGCGGCCGCGCTGCTGGTAGGCGGTGCGCTGACGCAATACGCGCCATGGCCGCTGCATCTCAGCTTCTGGGTGCTGTTTGTCCTCATAGCACTGCTTTTCGCCGCGGCCTGGCACTTGCCTCGTCGCGCGGGTGAGCCGGTGGCTTGCAAGTGGCGCCCCAGGGCGCCGTCCATCCCCTGCGCCTTGCGGCCCGCGTTTGCAGTTGCGGCGCTCGCAGTGACCACTGCATATACGCATGGCGTGTTGATCTTGTCGCTCGGGGCCCAGGTAGCCCGTGACTTGGTGGGGTCACCGAATGCCCTGGTCAACGGCGCCGCGCTGGCGTTGTTCGCCGTCACGTCTGGCGTGCTCGGGATTGTGGCGCGTAGGCTAAACCCTGGCCTTGCCATGACCTTGGGCGCACTCGCGTCAGCGGCCGGCATGGCATTGCTGGCTCTGTCCACGGCTTGGCACGGACTGTGGATATTCCTGGCGGCCACGACGATGGCGGGCATCGGCTATGCCATGCTTTTTCTGGGTGGTCTCACCTTGATCAATGACTTGACCCATGCGCAACACCGCGGCGGAGTGCTCTCGACGCTTTATTTGTTCGGCTATCTCTCGCTAGGCGTGGTCGCCCTCGGCCTGTGCGTCGTGGCCACGCACGAGGGACTAGGCCTGGCGGTCGACCTTGGCGCCGGCGTGATCGCCTTGCTCAGCCTCGCAACGATCGCGCTGCTCTTGATGCAGCGAATGTGA
- a CDS encoding SDR family NAD(P)-dependent oxidoreductase, with protein sequence MSTHPVVLITGALTGIGRATALAFARDGAFVVVSGRHDEEGQKLVAELQKLGAETQFLKSDVRHEDEVSSLVDNTVARFGRLDMAVNAAGTEGQFAPVTELTPENYAATFDTNVLGTLLCVKHEMRAMLAQGSGSIVNISSTMGERGAANASLYTASKHAVEGLTKSAALEGAASGVRVNAIAPGPVQTAMLDRLTGSADRKAAFLASVPLKRAGTPEEIADAIVFIASGKATFITGQIIRVNGGKTAS encoded by the coding sequence ATGTCCACACATCCCGTTGTCCTCATTACAGGCGCACTGACCGGCATAGGCCGCGCTACCGCGCTGGCTTTCGCTCGTGACGGCGCATTCGTCGTCGTCTCCGGACGGCACGATGAAGAAGGCCAGAAGCTGGTTGCTGAACTTCAAAAGCTTGGTGCAGAGACGCAATTTCTCAAGTCCGACGTACGTCATGAGGACGAAGTCAGCAGCCTGGTCGATAACACTGTCGCGCGCTTTGGTCGACTCGACATGGCAGTCAACGCCGCCGGCACTGAAGGCCAGTTCGCACCAGTAACGGAACTGACTCCCGAGAACTACGCAGCCACTTTCGATACCAACGTGCTAGGCACATTGCTCTGCGTGAAGCATGAGATGCGTGCGATGCTCGCGCAAGGCAGCGGTAGCATCGTCAATATCTCATCGACGATGGGTGAGCGTGGCGCGGCGAACGCATCCCTCTACACCGCCAGCAAGCACGCGGTGGAGGGCCTGACCAAATCGGCCGCGCTTGAGGGCGCGGCATCCGGTGTGCGGGTCAACGCCATTGCCCCGGGTCCGGTTCAGACTGCCATGCTCGACCGGCTCACCGGCTCGGCCGACAGGAAAGCCGCCTTCCTCGCGAGTGTTCCCCTGAAGCGCGCGGGAACTCCCGAGGAAATCGCCGATGCCATCGTGTTCATCGCATCCGGCAAGGCGACCTTCATTACGGGCCAGATCATCCGAGTCAACGGCGGCAAGACCGCTTCGTGA
- a CDS encoding LysR family transcriptional regulator — protein sequence MELRHLRYLIAVAETGSLTVAAERRLHTSQPSLSRQIRDLENQVGVELLSRSARGVELTAAGKAFIDHARLALSQVDAAVEAARRAAQPAKQRFALGFLTGQEMTWLPEAMHILCDELCNVDVTVSSDYSPDLAEGLARGKLDLALLRVEPGFDLAYRVVSQEPLVVLMPSDHPLTSRDAIRPQELIGEPFIAMANKAKVLHAVIDDYLDRSGVQIKPTQSVDNPAMVMSLVASTRGLTLIPAYVENLMPLSVVSRPLAGEVPTIDLVVGYSKANRSPILKLFLSRLDELIARVSMR from the coding sequence ATGGAACTTCGACACCTTCGGTATCTCATAGCGGTCGCCGAGACAGGTAGCCTGACGGTGGCGGCCGAGCGACGGCTGCACACCTCACAGCCATCACTGAGTCGGCAGATCCGAGACCTGGAAAATCAGGTCGGGGTCGAACTATTGAGCCGCAGCGCACGCGGCGTGGAGCTGACCGCAGCGGGCAAGGCTTTTATCGATCACGCGCGGCTGGCCCTTAGCCAGGTGGACGCTGCAGTCGAAGCGGCCCGCAGGGCCGCGCAACCAGCCAAGCAGCGGTTTGCGCTTGGGTTCCTCACCGGGCAGGAAATGACCTGGCTGCCCGAGGCCATGCACATCCTTTGCGACGAATTGTGCAATGTCGATGTCACTGTTTCCAGCGACTACTCGCCGGACCTTGCTGAAGGACTTGCACGGGGCAAGCTGGACCTGGCGCTCCTGCGCGTCGAGCCGGGCTTCGATCTCGCTTACAGGGTCGTGAGCCAGGAACCGCTTGTGGTGCTTATGCCCAGCGATCATCCGCTGACGTCACGCGACGCTATCCGCCCACAAGAGCTTATTGGCGAGCCCTTCATTGCCATGGCGAACAAGGCCAAGGTGCTACACGCGGTGATCGACGACTACCTTGATCGCTCGGGTGTTCAGATCAAGCCGACGCAAAGTGTTGACAACCCTGCGATGGTCATGTCGTTGGTGGCCTCTACACGAGGCTTGACGCTGATCCCAGCCTATGTCGAAAATCTGATGCCCCTTTCGGTAGTCAGCCGCCCCCTTGCTGGTGAGGTGCCGACGATCGACCTCGTCGTTGGCTACAGCAAGGCGAACCGTTCCCCCATCCTGAAGCTGTTCCTGTCCCGGCTGGATGAACTGATTGCTCGCGTATCAATGCGGTGA
- a CDS encoding LysR family transcriptional regulator has translation MTTILEKTTGLVAFVRTAEEGSFSAGSRVLGSSQSAVSKSVARLESRLGVRLFQRSTRTLSLTAEGQAYYERVAPLLRAIDEADDIAVGAASVQGLLRVSAPQEFGRMLIACWAAEFLAHYPDVKIELQVTDRFVDIIREGYDVAVRMGALNDSELISRKITDLNWVMVASPSYIRKHGLPRTVEELASHTGLRYAVGGKPWPVAFADGTTLLLESRFDTDDSGSIRRAALAGAGIAYLLRVTVAEDLAAGDLVQILPQHALTRIPAYALHGFGKQLPARTRLFIEFLLKKAAEADI, from the coding sequence TTGACGACAATCCTGGAAAAGACCACCGGCCTGGTTGCGTTTGTTCGAACGGCTGAAGAAGGATCCTTCAGCGCAGGTAGCCGCGTGCTCGGGTCTAGCCAGTCTGCGGTATCAAAGAGCGTGGCGCGGCTGGAGAGTCGACTGGGTGTACGACTTTTCCAGCGCTCGACGCGTACGCTCAGTCTGACCGCCGAGGGCCAGGCCTATTACGAGCGAGTGGCCCCCTTGCTGCGAGCTATAGACGAGGCAGACGATATCGCGGTGGGAGCCGCCAGCGTTCAGGGCCTGCTGCGCGTATCGGCTCCTCAGGAGTTCGGGCGCATGCTCATCGCCTGCTGGGCCGCCGAGTTTCTCGCGCATTACCCTGACGTGAAGATCGAGCTCCAGGTGACCGATCGTTTCGTGGATATCATCCGCGAAGGCTACGACGTCGCCGTACGGATGGGCGCGCTCAACGACAGCGAACTGATCAGCCGCAAGATCACCGACTTGAACTGGGTGATGGTGGCTTCTCCGAGCTACATCCGAAAACATGGTTTACCGCGAACCGTCGAGGAATTGGCGTCACACACGGGCCTTCGTTACGCCGTGGGAGGCAAACCATGGCCTGTTGCATTCGCCGATGGAACGACGCTATTGTTGGAGAGCCGCTTCGATACGGACGACAGCGGTTCCATACGCCGTGCCGCGCTTGCCGGCGCTGGCATTGCCTATCTGCTGCGGGTGACCGTCGCGGAGGACCTCGCCGCAGGAGATCTGGTCCAGATCCTGCCCCAGCACGCGCTGACCCGCATTCCCGCTTATGCGCTGCATGGCTTCGGCAAGCAGCTTCCCGCGCGCACCCGACTATTTATTGAATTCCTGCTCAAGAAGGCCGCCGAGGCCGACATTTGA
- a CDS encoding flavodoxin family protein has product MSYSTKVAVLYHSGYGHTVKVAQAVAQGAASVNGVAVDLVKAEEAHLDWSLLDNADAIIMGAPTYMGSLSAPFKAFMDATSHLQYVEKRWANKIAAGFTNGASRGGDKQNSLVQLVTFAAQHQMHWVNLGLNYGNNRSYTNEDILNRDSYTLGMAAQANMDQGGDVAPPSSDIRTAFLLGERVAEVAQELMAGRAALGRAAKPGVRGGSDEQDPEHRGVDPREASRVVAGLTVV; this is encoded by the coding sequence ATGTCATATTCCACTAAAGTGGCCGTGCTCTATCACAGCGGATACGGACATACCGTGAAAGTCGCCCAGGCGGTGGCCCAGGGCGCAGCCAGCGTAAACGGTGTTGCCGTTGATCTCGTCAAAGCCGAAGAGGCGCACCTCGATTGGAGCCTGCTCGACAACGCAGATGCCATCATCATGGGGGCACCAACCTACATGGGCAGTCTGTCCGCACCCTTTAAAGCCTTTATGGATGCGACGTCGCATCTGCAGTATGTCGAAAAGCGCTGGGCCAATAAGATCGCGGCGGGCTTCACCAATGGTGCATCGCGTGGCGGCGACAAGCAAAATTCTCTCGTCCAACTGGTGACTTTTGCCGCCCAGCACCAGATGCACTGGGTAAATCTTGGCCTGAACTATGGTAATAATCGCTCCTATACCAACGAGGATATCCTCAACCGCGACAGCTACACCTTGGGTATGGCGGCGCAGGCCAACATGGACCAAGGCGGCGACGTCGCGCCCCCATCGTCCGACATTCGCACTGCGTTTCTACTCGGTGAACGGGTGGCCGAGGTCGCGCAGGAACTCATGGCGGGCCGGGCGGCGCTAGGCCGAGCGGCAAAGCCTGGTGTAAGAGGCGGCTCCGATGAACAAGACCCCGAGCATCGCGGCGTCGATCCGAGAGAAGCGTCCCGTGTCGTGGCGGGTCTCACAGTCGTCTAG
- a CDS encoding SDR family oxidoreductase: MRTNEAVPRNLLITGAYGVLGTGITDAALADSGRRVITAARRAPPSHHFAGHQAPLSLSVDLLDGNATRAALAGIDGKIDLAFAAYVDGGSMEKSINANIAILQNTLEALSARDVPVGNVVLMGGAKSYGFHLGSMKTPAREGDPRLAAPIFYHQQEDLLAEWAERHGATWTVLRPHMVFGPSIASPMNLVTGLATFAAICRELGAPLRFPGSWGTWSALHQTMDAQLSGRASLWALDAEGARNQVFNITNGDSFRWRHMWGVISEVYGMETGEPQPMNLATQMESMKPVWERLVDKYELVHTPYEQIANWGFLDACLNWEEDIVLSTIKLTQAGFTEVIDTHDSLRRQLLRLREMKLVP, encoded by the coding sequence ATGAGAACCAACGAAGCTGTACCGCGCAACCTGCTCATCACCGGCGCCTACGGTGTACTCGGCACGGGCATCACCGACGCCGCTCTCGCAGATTCAGGGCGGCGGGTCATCACCGCCGCTCGCCGCGCCCCTCCCTCGCACCATTTTGCCGGCCACCAAGCTCCGCTCAGCCTGTCTGTCGACCTGCTTGATGGCAACGCTACGCGTGCCGCGTTGGCGGGCATCGACGGGAAGATCGACCTGGCGTTCGCGGCCTATGTCGATGGCGGCAGCATGGAAAAGTCGATCAACGCCAACATCGCGATCCTGCAAAACACCCTCGAAGCGCTCTCGGCTCGAGATGTGCCGGTGGGTAACGTTGTATTGATGGGCGGCGCCAAATCTTATGGTTTCCACCTGGGTTCGATGAAGACTCCGGCTCGAGAGGGCGACCCCCGCCTCGCTGCACCCATCTTCTATCACCAGCAGGAGGATCTTTTGGCTGAGTGGGCGGAGCGCCACGGTGCGACCTGGACGGTGCTTCGCCCACACATGGTATTTGGCCCCAGCATCGCCTCGCCCATGAATCTGGTGACCGGGCTCGCCACCTTTGCCGCCATCTGCAGGGAACTCGGCGCTCCGCTCCGCTTCCCGGGGAGTTGGGGCACATGGTCGGCATTGCATCAAACCATGGATGCCCAGTTGTCCGGCCGCGCTTCGCTCTGGGCTCTGGATGCCGAAGGCGCGCGCAATCAGGTGTTCAACATCACCAACGGTGACTCGTTCCGCTGGCGTCATATGTGGGGCGTGATCTCAGAGGTCTATGGCATGGAGACGGGCGAGCCGCAGCCAATGAATCTCGCCACGCAAATGGAGTCCATGAAGCCAGTGTGGGAAAGGCTTGTTGATAAATACGAACTGGTCCACACGCCATACGAGCAGATCGCAAACTGGGGATTCCTTGACGCGTGCCTGAATTGGGAGGAAGACATCGTCCTCAGCACGATCAAGCTGACCCAAGCCGGCTTTACCGAAGTCATCGACACGCATGACAGTCTTCGCCGACAACTCCTGCGGCTGCGTGAAATGAAGCTGGTTCCATAG
- a CDS encoding alkene reductase — MFRLHSPVKVGPYELSHRVVLAPLTRMRAEEGARPGPLMAEYYAQRASAGGLLISECAIAARNGNGYLGAPGLYDDIQIPGWKLVTDAVHAKGGRIFLQLYHAGRQSNSQLQPNGAQPAAPSAVPHGGVAYTESGWVPNTPSRALTLPEIADLIESFRTAAIRGKQAGFDGVEMHAANGYLFDQFLQDGSNKRTDIYGGSFENRARFLIEVTQAVISVWGSERVAVRLGPSGTWGDMSDSNPEGLFTYVAQELAGLNLAYLHLIEPRVFGNVDDESKDPNPVAAQLIRKHYKGTIIAAGGFKGHTAEAVLQAGDADLVAFGRDFIANPDLPARLRHKLPLNPYDRQTFFGGTEVGYTDYPFYRNDMVSA, encoded by the coding sequence ATGTTCAGACTTCATTCCCCCGTCAAAGTAGGTCCCTACGAACTCTCCCACCGCGTGGTGCTGGCGCCGCTCACCCGCATGCGCGCCGAGGAAGGTGCGCGGCCCGGCCCGCTGATGGCCGAGTACTACGCCCAGCGCGCTTCCGCAGGCGGCTTACTGATCAGCGAATGTGCCATCGCCGCACGCAACGGCAACGGCTACCTCGGAGCACCTGGCCTGTACGACGACATCCAGATTCCCGGCTGGAAGCTGGTGACCGACGCCGTGCACGCCAAAGGCGGCCGCATCTTCCTGCAGCTCTACCATGCCGGGCGCCAGTCCAACAGCCAGTTGCAGCCGAACGGCGCTCAGCCGGCGGCGCCATCGGCAGTCCCGCATGGCGGGGTCGCCTACACCGAATCGGGCTGGGTTCCGAACACACCGAGCCGCGCGCTGACCCTCCCGGAGATCGCCGATTTGATCGAGAGCTTCCGCACAGCAGCCATCCGCGGCAAGCAGGCCGGCTTCGACGGCGTTGAAATGCACGCCGCCAATGGCTACCTGTTCGATCAGTTCCTGCAGGACGGGAGCAACAAGCGCACCGATATCTACGGCGGCTCGTTCGAGAACCGGGCCCGCTTCCTGATCGAGGTCACCCAGGCCGTCATCTCGGTTTGGGGTAGCGAACGCGTGGCTGTGCGCCTCGGCCCCAGCGGCACCTGGGGCGATATGTCCGACAGCAACCCGGAAGGACTGTTCACCTACGTGGCGCAGGAATTAGCCGGGCTCAACCTGGCATACCTGCACCTGATCGAGCCACGTGTGTTTGGCAATGTCGACGATGAGAGCAAAGACCCGAACCCGGTCGCGGCACAGCTGATTCGCAAGCATTACAAGGGCACTATCATCGCCGCCGGCGGATTCAAGGGCCACACCGCGGAAGCCGTTCTGCAGGCGGGTGACGCCGATCTCGTCGCATTCGGTCGCGACTTCATCGCCAATCCCGATCTGCCCGCGCGCCTGCGCCACAAGCTGCCACTGAATCCGTACGACCGTCAAACCTTTTTTGGCGGCACAGAAGTCGGTTACACCGACTATCCGTTCTATCGCAACGACATGGTATCCGCGTAA
- a CDS encoding EthD family reductase, which produces MIKVSVMYANELGARFDHTYYRDKHMPLVQARLGDACKYYTIDKGHFSRQRRQYRRLCGDVSYLQCHIFSESVEAFETGLGPHAEEFNAAMRRAWLPSTSPWAPRRSSLLVSRSANSG; this is translated from the coding sequence ATGATCAAAGTCAGCGTGATGTACGCCAATGAGCTTGGTGCCCGTTTTGATCACACTTATTATCGCGACAAGCATATGCCGCTGGTACAGGCGCGCCTGGGTGATGCCTGCAAATACTACACGATAGACAAGGGGCATTTCAGCCGCCAACGCCGGCAATACCGCCGCCTATGTGGCGATGTGTCATATCTTCAGTGTCATATCTTCAGTGAGTCGGTCGAAGCCTTCGAGACTGGGCTCGGACCTCATGCTGAAGAATTCAACGCAGCCATGCGAAGAGCATGGCTGCCTTCGACTTCACCATGGGCCCCGCGGCGCAGTAGCTTGCTCGTGTCTAGATCTGCAAATTCCGGCTGA
- a CDS encoding LysR substrate-binding domain-containing protein → MDSLSGISTFVQVAETRSFTEAGRLLGVSSSAVGKSVARTEERLGVQLFHRSTRSITLTAEGSLFLERCRRILGEAEAAVAELSDAARSPRGRLRISTPQLSGLIIPALDGFMAQYPEIELDVDLSDRMVDVVEEGFDAVIRTGEQHDSRLVSRRLGSCGQVLVASPGYLQRQGVPAHPSELVRHACLLHRFPATGKLERWPFQLAASEAEPELPQTFVSNTIEVLGFLALQDKGLAFLPTFLVRDALASGALQIVLDDFIDQIVTLWLLRPASRYASPKLRVFSTISAGICRSRHEQATAPRGPW, encoded by the coding sequence ATGGATAGCCTCAGTGGGATTTCGACGTTTGTGCAGGTGGCGGAAACCCGCAGTTTTACGGAGGCGGGACGGCTGCTCGGCGTATCGTCTTCAGCTGTCGGCAAGAGCGTCGCGCGCACCGAGGAGCGCCTGGGGGTGCAGCTGTTTCACCGCAGCACGCGCAGCATCACGCTTACGGCCGAAGGTTCCTTGTTCCTGGAGCGATGCCGCCGCATCCTGGGCGAAGCCGAAGCGGCGGTGGCCGAACTGTCTGATGCCGCCCGCAGTCCGCGCGGCAGGCTACGGATCAGCACGCCGCAATTGTCAGGGTTGATCATACCGGCGCTGGACGGCTTCATGGCGCAATACCCAGAAATCGAGCTGGATGTCGATCTCTCCGATCGGATGGTGGATGTCGTAGAGGAGGGCTTCGATGCGGTCATTCGCACGGGCGAGCAGCACGACTCAAGACTGGTGTCGCGCCGTCTGGGTTCCTGCGGCCAGGTGCTGGTCGCCTCGCCCGGCTACCTCCAGCGGCAGGGCGTCCCCGCACATCCGTCCGAACTCGTTCGGCACGCCTGTTTGCTACATAGATTTCCAGCTACCGGCAAGCTGGAACGCTGGCCATTCCAGCTCGCTGCCTCGGAAGCGGAACCGGAACTGCCGCAAACCTTCGTCAGCAACACGATTGAAGTCCTGGGTTTTCTGGCACTTCAGGATAAGGGCTTGGCCTTCCTGCCAACCTTCCTGGTGCGGGATGCGCTGGCGAGTGGTGCGTTGCAGATCGTACTCGATGATTTCATAGACCAGATCGTTACCTTATGGCTCTTGCGGCCGGCGAGCCGTTACGCCTCACCCAAGCTGCGTGTTTTTTCGACTATATCAGCCGGAATTTGCAGATCTAGACACGAGCAAGCTACTGCGCCGCGGGGCCCATGGTGA
- a CDS encoding TetR/AcrR family transcriptional regulator, with product MNRLNNREKLLIEGARVVHKHGLSATSVRDIATAAGVPLGSFTNHFPSKDAFGLEVLERYRSRSEAEVQATLLNDQLRPLDRLSAYIDSARDFLNQNQMCDGCLCGNISAEANEHSDEIVDRVVRAFADDERSIAYCLWAAVEAGELPPDTDIEDLAGFVLSSLQGAFLVAKVRRSPEPVNRFKRVLFARLWTGCPEV from the coding sequence ATGAATAGGCTCAACAACAGGGAAAAGCTCCTTATTGAGGGCGCGCGGGTGGTTCATAAGCACGGGTTGTCTGCGACCAGTGTTCGGGACATAGCAACCGCTGCAGGTGTGCCTTTGGGATCATTTACCAACCACTTTCCTTCCAAGGACGCTTTCGGTTTGGAGGTGTTGGAGCGCTATAGAAGCCGCTCAGAAGCGGAGGTGCAAGCAACTTTGCTCAATGACCAGTTGCGCCCGCTCGACAGGCTGTCTGCCTACATCGACAGCGCTCGCGACTTTCTCAACCAGAATCAAATGTGTGATGGCTGCCTCTGTGGAAACATCAGCGCAGAAGCCAACGAACACAGCGATGAAATCGTCGATCGAGTGGTACGAGCATTCGCCGACGATGAGAGATCCATTGCCTACTGCCTTTGGGCGGCTGTGGAGGCAGGTGAGCTTCCTCCCGACACTGATATCGAAGACCTTGCGGGATTCGTTTTGTCGTCGCTTCAAGGCGCATTCCTGGTGGCGAAAGTGCGGAGAAGCCCCGAGCCGGTAAATCGATTCAAGCGTGTTCTGTTTGCACGGCTTTGGACCGGGTGTCCGGAAGTCTAA